From the Prochlorococcus marinus CUG1416 genome, the window ATCTCCAAATTTTTAATACTTTGCTCTGTTCCTAATATCGAATTAGAATAATTAGAACTTAGCCAAACCCTTTTTAAAAAATAATTAAATAAATTTTCCTCAGGTTGATCATTTTGTTGTTTTATTTCATCAATGACTACCCCTTTTTCTTTGGCAAATTCATCAGCATTAAAATTCGGAGAAACAACTATATTTGTCAAAAGAGCAAGTGATTCTCTAAAGTTAATTGGGGGAACGAGGACATGGTAATGTACATCATCATAACCAGTTGAAGCATTGCTTAATCCGCCAAGTGATTCGATTTTATGATCAAATTCACCGGGCATTATTTTATTAGAGCCTTTAAATATCATATGTTCTAAAAAATGAGCAGTGCCATTTTTACCAACTGCCTCAAATGAAGAACCTGCTTTGCACCAAATATCAATGCTTATAAGCGGTAATTCTTTATTATCCACAAATACACATCTAGTTTTGCTTGAATGAGTATAGTAGTTAACTTCTCCTACATTCATTTAAATTCTCTCTTTAAACTCTATTTTGCTCCTTTTTAACCTTGTTGTCTGAATCTATAACTAAAACTAAATTAACAGACCCTCTTATTTTGGACTTGTTACAAAATATTAGAGAGCATAGATCCATGCTTGAAAACCTTGAGAGTTTAAAAATTGATCCAAATCTTAAAAATATAATATCCAACGAAATAGGTAGAGAACTCTATATAGAAAACGAATTTCATAAGGCGAATGGATTTAGAAAGCTACATATCGAAGTTGCAGAATTTTCAAAGAATCTTAAAATCTTACACTGTGTTTTTTTTCCTGATCCAAAGTTTGATATCCCAATTTTTGGAATGGATTTAGTCAAAATAAATGATATTGTTTCGGCCGCCATTGTTGATTTATCCCCGGTATCTCAAAATCAAGGGATAAAATACGAAAATCTTCTTTCTGAAGTTGATAAAAGTTCTTTCACCTCTTTGAGGGAGATTCCTAACTGGGGGGAGATCTTTTCTAAAAATGTATTTTTTGCTTCTTTAAAAAACGAATCTGAAAAAATCGCTTTTCGCAGAGTTGTTGATCAATACCTCTCTACTTTGATCAAATTAAGCAATGAAGCTAAACCCGAATTTAAGGAGGAAATTATTCAAGAGAGAACAGATTATCAAAAGAATTATTGTGTGCAACAAATGAAAAATGAAAAAACAAGCATGGTCCTATTAAAATATTTTGATGAAAAATGGGTTGATAACTATATAAAAACCGTATTATTTGATTTTTAATGCATTTAAAAACACTTAAAAAGTCATTTGTTTTTTTGTTGTTATTTGGACCATTAACTCTTGGAATTATTTCCTGTTCTGGTAATAACAAATCAAGTTCCCGATTAAAAGTGGAAATAAATGACGATTTCATTCCTCCCATTATAGCTGTCGCAGCATTGGGTCAACTTTCTCCTTCTGGAGAAATAAGGCAATTAGCAGCTCCCATAAGTCAGTTTGGTTCATCTCCTAGAATTACTGAACTTTTAGTAAATGAAGGCAACTTTGTAAAAAAGGGTGAGGTCCTTGCGATTTTCGAAAATAGAGAAAAGTTAATAGCAGATCTGGAGAGAATTAATAATCTAATACGAACTATTAACGATGAAATTGCCCTAAAGAAAGATCAAATTGAAAGGTATGAGTTAGCTATGAATAAAGATGCATATTCTTTTGTACAGTTTTCGCAGAGGAAAGACGAATTATTAAAGTTGCAAAAACAAAAAATAAATCTTAATGGAGATCAAAAAAATATCAAGATAGATCTGTTTAATTCAAAACTAAGGAGCCCAATTGATGGATTTATACTAGGGATAAATACTAGAGTTGGTGAGAGGCCCAAAAATGAAGGGATATTGGATATTGGTTCTAGTCAAAAGATGGAAGCTCTAATAGAGGTTTATGAATCTGATATAGATAGAGTCTTTATCTCTCAGAATGTTGAATTGAGCAGTGAGAATGGAGGTTTCCAAAAAAATCTAAAAGGTAAGGTAATTAGGATAAGTCCTCAGGTAAAACAGAGGAAAGTTTTATCGACTGATCCAACAGGGGATGCCGATTCGCGAATTATCGAGGTGCTCGTAAAACTAGATCAAGATTCTATAGATACTGTACAAAATTATGCAGGAATGAAAGTGATTGCAAAATTTATTCCCTAATGAGTTTTTCTTTTTTAAAATTCAGAAAAATACCATTAGCTTGGTTGTTATTAACTAGGCAACCACTAAGGTTGGCAGTCGCTATTGCAGGAATCAGTTTTGCCGGGATTTTGATGTTTATGCAATTAGGTTTCAGAGATGGTTTATTTGATACGAGCGTAACTATCCATAAGCTTTTAGATGCTGACTTGGTTTTGATAAGTCCAAGATCAAAAAGTTCTATAAGTATGAGTGGATTTCCAAAAAGAAGACTGATTCAAACTCTTGCTCTAGAAGAAGTAGAAGATACTGCGCCTGTTAATTTAAATTATCTACTTTGGAGAAATCCTGAAAATCTCAAAACTAGATCTATACTTGCTTTAGGTTTTAATCCCTCTGATTCCCTACTGTTAGATGATGGATTTTCAAACAAAGCTTATAAATTAAGAAATCCATCAAGAGTACTTTTTGACAAACTCTCTAGACCTGAATTTGGCCCAATTGAAGAATGGTTTTTGTCAGATCAAAAAGTTGAAACAGAGGTTGCTGGTAAAAGAGTAATTGTCGAAGGACTTGTTGAGTTGGGACCATCTTTCGGCGCAGACGGGAATTTGATAACGAGCCGAGAAACCTTCTTAAGACTTTTTCCTTCAAATCCTCCTGGAAGTATAGAAATTGGTTTAGTAAAGCTTAAAAAAGGTTCTGATCCTGAATTGACTTCAAAAATTTTAAACAACTCACTCCCTACTGATGTTCGAGTTCTAACAAAAAATCAATTTATAGAATTTGAAAAGAATTATTGGAAAAATAGTACTGCAATAGGTTTTATATTTAGTTTGGGAGCTTTGATGGGTTTTGTTGTAGGTT encodes:
- a CDS encoding HlyD family efflux transporter periplasmic adaptor subunit, with product MHLKTLKKSFVFLLLFGPLTLGIISCSGNNKSSSRLKVEINDDFIPPIIAVAALGQLSPSGEIRQLAAPISQFGSSPRITELLVNEGNFVKKGEVLAIFENREKLIADLERINNLIRTINDEIALKKDQIERYELAMNKDAYSFVQFSQRKDELLKLQKQKINLNGDQKNIKIDLFNSKLRSPIDGFILGINTRVGERPKNEGILDIGSSQKMEALIEVYESDIDRVFISQNVELSSENGGFQKNLKGKVIRISPQVKQRKVLSTDPTGDADSRIIEVLVKLDQDSIDTVQNYAGMKVIAKFIP
- the devC gene encoding ABC transporter permease DevC, with the translated sequence MSFSFLKFRKIPLAWLLLTRQPLRLAVAIAGISFAGILMFMQLGFRDGLFDTSVTIHKLLDADLVLISPRSKSSISMSGFPKRRLIQTLALEEVEDTAPVNLNYLLWRNPENLKTRSILALGFNPSDSLLLDDGFSNKAYKLRNPSRVLFDKLSRPEFGPIEEWFLSDQKVETEVAGKRVIVEGLVELGPSFGADGNLITSRETFLRLFPSNPPGSIEIGLVKLKKGSDPELTSKILNNSLPTDVRVLTKNQFIEFEKNYWKNSTAIGFIFSLGALMGFVVGCVVVYQILYSDVTDHLPEYATLLAMGYRLKSLFFVVAREGFLLALFGYLPAYFSGQILYSVIRSSTKLPIIMDADKTILIFVLVLVMCMGSASIAMRKLVDADPAEIF
- a CDS encoding phycocyanobilin:ferredoxin oxidoreductase — encoded protein: MLSESITKTKLTDPLILDLLQNIREHRSMLENLESLKIDPNLKNIISNEIGRELYIENEFHKANGFRKLHIEVAEFSKNLKILHCVFFPDPKFDIPIFGMDLVKINDIVSAAIVDLSPVSQNQGIKYENLLSEVDKSSFTSLREIPNWGEIFSKNVFFASLKNESEKIAFRRVVDQYLSTLIKLSNEAKPEFKEEIIQERTDYQKNYCVQQMKNEKTSMVLLKYFDEKWVDNYIKTVLFDF